Within the Bradyrhizobium cosmicum genome, the region TTCGTGCTCGATCTCTCGACCATCCACGAAGATCTGCCGATGATGCTGAGGGTGGCCGACGCCACCAAGTGCCCGATCTCGTTCTCGATCACGCAGAACGACAAGGCGCCCAACCGCTGGCGGCAGACGCTGGACGAGATCAACGCGGCGGCCAAGCGCGGCCTCTCCATCACCGCGCAGATCGCGGCGCGGCCCGTGGGCTTGCTGCTCGGATTGGAGCTGTCGCGCAATCCGTTCCAGACCCATCCGAGCTACAAGGCCATCGCGCATCTGCCGCTGAAGGAGCGGCTGGCGCGTCTGCATCAATCCGAGGTCCGCAAGGCGATCCTCAGCGAGACGGCGACCGCGACCGACGATCCGCTGTTCTTCCGGCCCAACTACGACAAGATGTTCCTGCTCGGCGATCCCCCCGATTATGAGCAGCCGCCGGAGAACGCGCTGGGCCCGCAGGCGCGCCAGCAGGGGCGTCAACCGGAGGAGCTCGCCTACGACGCGATGCTATCGGACGAGGGCAAGGGCATGCTCTACGTACCGTTCCTCAACTACGCCGACGGAAATCTCGATGCGACGCGCGAGATGCTGATCGATCCGCAATCGGTGCCGGGCCTGTCCGACGGCGGTGCGCATTGCGGCATCATCTGCGATGCCAGCTTCCCGACCTATCTGCTGACGCACTGGACGCGTGACCGCAAGCGCGGCGAGAAGCTCTCGATCCCGTTCGTGGTCGCGGCGCAGTCGCGCAAGACCGCGCTCTCCGTCGGCCTCACCGATCGCGGGCTGATCGCGCCCGGCTACAAGGCCGACGTCAACGTCATCGACTACGACCGGCTGCATCTGCATCCGCCGAAGGTGCATTACGATCTGCCGGTCGGCGGGCGGCGGCTGTTGCAGGATGTCGACGGCTACGAGGCGACGATCGTGTCGGGCGTGGTGACGCGGCGCCACGGCGAGGCCACGGGACAGCGGCCGGGGAAGCTGATTCGGGGCGCGCAGGGGATGAATTGAGCGAGGCCGCCGCTCACCCTCCCCCTGGAGGGGGAGGGTCGGCTCACATGGAGCGCAAGCGGAATGTGAGCCGGGGTGGGGTGACGGTCTCTCCCCATCCAACAGTGCCTGAGCGGAGAGATCACCCCACCCCGCTCGCGCTTCGCGCGATCGACCCTCCCCCTCCAGGGGAGGGTAAGCGAGCGCGCCCCTTACGTCGGCGACACCGCGCCTTTCAGCGCTGCGGCCTGCGGAGCCGCACCGCGTGTCAGCCTGGCCTTTTCCGTGTTCGGCCACAGGAGCAGCAGGCCGATCACGCCGGAGCCGACCATCACCACTGCGTTGATGGTGAAGCCGGTCATGTAGCCGTCGAGCATGTTGCCGGCGCGCTGGATCACGGTGCCCATCACGCTCGGCGCGATGATGCCCGATAGCGTGTAGAGTGCGCCGTAGATCGCGATGACCGCTCCGCGCTGCGACGCAGGGGTGAATTCTCCGAGCATCGGCGGGCAGACCACATAGATCGCGCCGCACAGACCGGAGCCGACGACGAGCAGCGCGATCTGCATGCCGGCACCCGACACATGCGGCATCATGGCGAGGATCAGGCCGCCGAGGATCAGCGGCACCGAGCCGAGCACGCCGCGCGAGATACGCGTGGTGTAACCGCGCGCCGTCATCACCTGCGAGATCCAGCCGGTGAGGATGACGATGGTGGCGCCGAACACCCAGGGCAGGATCGAGACGAAGCCGGCCTGGCTCTGCGAGAATCCGAGGCCCTTGACGATGAAGGGGGTGAACCAGGTGAGGCCGAGCGACAGCGCCCAATAGGCGCCGAAGGTCGCGATCACGCAGCCGAGGAAGGTGCGCGAGGTCAGAAGCTGCACATAGGGAATCTGCGGCTCATTGGCAGCGAAGGCCTGTGTATCCTCGAGCGGGCCTTCCTTGCCGAATGTCAGCCAGGCACAGACCCAGATCAGGCCGACTACGCCGAGCGCGCCGAAGGCGTAGTGCCAGGAGTGATTGACGATGACCCAGTTCAGCGCCGGCACAGCCAGGATGACGCCGAAGGCCGAGCCCTGCGACAGGATGGCGGTCGGCAGCGTGCGCTTCTCGTCCGGGAACCATTTGTAAATCGCGTGCGCGGCGACCGAGAAGGCCGGGCCTTCACCCGCGCCCAGCACGATACGGCAGATCAGCAGCGTGGTGAAGGAGACGGTGCCGACCATCGGGAACTGCGCCAGCGCCCAGATCACCGCCAGCGTCAGCAACACCCAGCGCGTCGGGACCTTGTTGACGATGAAGCCGACCACGATGGCCGAGATCGAGAACAGGAAGAAGAACGAGGAGCCGAGCAGTCCGAATTGCTCGGCGTCGAGCTTCATGTCGGTCATGATCGGCACGCCGGCGAGACCGACGACGATCTTGTCGGCGAAGTTCACGACCATGAAGAGAAAGAGGAGAAACGTGACTGTCCAGGCGCCCTTCGGCGTTGGCTTCGCCAAACCCTTGGATTCCCCTGCCGTCTTACCCGCCGCGGACGGCGTTCCCTGAGCGCTCATTATTCTCCCCGTATGTCTTTTTTGGCACTTTTATGATTTGGCCGTTGACGAAGCTAACAACGGCTTGAACGGCAACGCAACCCCGGCATTTCCACGGCAGGTGTGCTACGCAGCATTTCCGTTAATTCCGTCCGGCGCCATTGATCGTGCTGATTATCCGAAATCTCTCGAAGACCTTCTCCGCGGCCGGCGAACCGGTCCATGTGCTGCGCGGGGTCGATCTCGACCTCAGGGCGGGCGAACGCGTCGCGCTGACAGGTGAATCCGGCAGCGGCAAGAGCACACTGCTGCACCTGATCGCCGGGCTGGACGCCGCCGATGGCGGCACGATCCGGCTGGAGGACATCGAGGTCACCGAGCTTTCCGATGCAGGACGCGCGGTGTTGCGGCGCGACCGGATCGGCCTGGTTTTTCAGCAGTTCAATCTCATCCCCAGCCTGTCGGTCGCGGACAATCTCGCCTTTCAGGCGCGGATCGCCGGCCGGCATGATGCGGCCTGGTCCAGCGAGTTGACCGAGCGGCTCGGGCTGGAAAATCTGCTCAAGCGTTATCCAGAGCAATTATCAGGCGGCCAGCAGCAACGGGTCGCGATCGGCCGGGCGCTGGCGATAAAGCCTTCACTGCTGCTGGCGGACGAGCCGACCGGCAATCTCGACGAGGACACCGCCGAGGACGTGCTGGCGCTGACGCGCGACCTCGTCGCGCGCACCGGCTGCGGCTTCCTGATGGTGACGCACAGCCTGCATCTGGCCGGCACGCTCGATCGCCATCTCACCCTGCATGCGGGACGGATCGCATGAGGCGCGCGCTGTGGGTGCTCGCGGTGCTTCTGAGCCATTGGCGGCGGCACAAGATGCAGTTCGCGACACTCCTGATCGGGCTGATCGCGGCGACCGCATTGTGGAGCGGCGTGCAGGCGATCAACCAGCAGGCCCGCAACGCCTATGACCGTGCCGCCGCAACCTTCGGCGGGGTGCGCACGGCGATGCTGGTCGCGCCTGACGCGGCGACCTTTCCTCAGGACCTTTTCGTCAAGCTCCGCCGCGCGGGCTGGCCGGTCTCGCCGGTGCTGGAGGGACGCGTCCAGGTCAACGGCCGCTCGGTGCGGTTGCTCGGCATCGAGCCGGTGACGCTGCCGGCCGATGTCGGCAATGCGCCGCGCCTCGGCGCCTCGGATTTGAGCAGCTTCGTCGCCCCGCCTGGCCAGACGCTGGTGGCAAAGGAAACGCTGAGCGATCTACAGGCGCAGGAAGGCGCGGCGCTGCCGATCAGCAACGGCGCAAAGCTGCCGCCGCTGCGCGTGCTGCCGCAACTGGTGCCCGACGTGCTCGTGGTCGACATCGGCGTGGCGCAGCTTCTGCTGAACAAGCCGGACCAGCTGTCGCGGCTGCTGATCGGCAAGCCGAAGGGTAAGCCCGCGCCGCTGCAAAGCGTCGTCGGCGACGCGTTGCAGCGGGTCGAACCGAATGCAGAGACGGAGCTGGAGCGGCTCACCGACAGCTTTCACCTGAACCTCACCGCCTTCGGCCTGCTGTCGTTCTTCGTCGGACTGTTCATCGTCAACTCAGCCGTCGGCCTTGCGTTCGAGCAGCGGCTGCCGATGCTGCGCACGTTGCGGGCCTGCGGCGCCTCGGCGCGACTGGTCAATACGGTGCTCGTGGTCGAGCTGGTCGCGCTGGCGCTGATTGCCGGGCTGATCGGGCTGGTCTGCGGCTATTTCATCGCCGCGGCGCTGCTGCCGGATGTGGCGGCATCGCTGCGCGGGCTCTATGGCGCGCAAATCCCGGGGCAACTCACGCTGCAGCCCGAATGGTGGTTTGCCGGCATCGGCATCAGCGTCGCCGGTGCGATCGTCGCGGCAGCGACCAGCCTGATCAAGGCGATCAGGATGCCGGTGCTGGCGACCGCGCAGCCCTACGCCTGGCAGCAGCGGCAGCGCCGCTGGCTGATCCTGCAGAGCCTTGCGGCCTGCGCGGTGTTCGCGGTCGCGCTGCTGCTGCTTCACTACGGGCAATCGCTGATCGCAGGCTTCGGCGTGCTGGCGGCGCTGATGCTCGGCGCGGCGCTGATCCTGCCGGCCTTCCTCGAGATCATCCTGCTCGCCGGCCAGCGCACCGCCCGCGGGCCGCTTTCGTTGTGGTTCTGGGCGGACAGCCGTCAACAGCTCTCGGGATTGTCGCTTGCGCTGATGGCGCTGCTGCTCGCACTCGCCGTCAATGTCGGAGTGTCCACCATGGTGGAAACCTTCAGCCGCACGTTTGTCGGCTGGCTGAACGGACGGCTTGCGGCCGACGTCTACATCAGCGCCTCCGACAACGCGCAAGGCACGGCAATCCGGAACTGGCTGAGGCAGCGCAGCGAGGTTCAGGCGATCCTGTCGGGCGGGCGCGCCGAGACGCAGGTTCAGGGCCAGCCGGTCGAGCTGCTCGGCCTGCCCGACCACGCGCTCTATCGCGAACGCTGGCCGCTGCTGGAGACGGCGCCGCGCGCCTGGACGCAGCTCGTGCCCGGCAATGCCGCCTTCATCAGCGAACAACTGAGCCGGCGGCTGAACGTGCGCGTCGGCGATGTCATCGACGTGCCGACGCCCGGCGGGAGCTGGGAGCTCGACATCGCCGGCATCTATGCCGATTACGGCAACCCCAAGGGGCAGCTGACGGTGAACGTCGCGGCGCTGATCCGGCATTTCCCGCAGACGCCGCAGACGCGGATTGGGCTGATCGTCGCGCGCGACAATATCCCGGGCCTGATCGCGGCGATGCAGAAACAATTCGGGCTCGACGATCGCAGCGTCGTAGACCAGGCGACGGTGAAGGCGGAATCGATCCGGATCTTCAACCGCACCTTTGCGGTGACATCCGCGCTGAACGCGTTCACGCTCGGCGTCGCCGGCATTGCACTCCTGACCAGCCTGCTGACGCTGGCGAATTCGCGGCTGCCGCAGCTCGCGCCGCTGTGGGCGATCGGCATCACCCGGCCGCGCCTTGCCGCGATCGAGCTGACCAAGACGCTGTCGGTCGCGCTGTTTACCTCGCTGCTGGCCGTGCCGCTCGGGCTGTTGGTGGCGTGGTGCCTGATCGCGATCGTCAACGTGAAGGCGTTCGGCTGGCGGTTGCCGTTCCATGTATTCCCGCTGCAGCTGGTCGAGCTGGTCGCTGTTGCACTGTTCGCATCGCTGATTGCCGCACTGCTGCCGATGATCCGGCTGGCGCGGATGCAGCCGGCGAGCCTCGTCAAGGTGTTTGCCAATGAGCGCTGACGGGATTTCGCGGCGCGCCTTCGCCGCCGGCATCGCCGCGCTTGCCCTCGCGCGCCGCGCAAGTGCACAAGGCTATGCCGGGCTCGGCGAGAGCGCCGATGGCTTTGCGAAGGTGACGCCGGGAAGGACTTTTACCTTCCCCGCCGATCACAGCCCGCATCCGGACTTTCGCATCGAATGGTGGTATCTGACGGCGAACCTGGTCGACAGCAGCGGCGCGGCGTGCGGCCTGCAATGGACGCTGTTCCGCCAGGCGGCGCAGCCGGGGCCGCAAGGCGAAGGCTGGGCCAATCAGCAGATCTGGATGGCGCATGCCGCGGTGACGCGCGCGAATACCCACCGCTTCAACGAAGCCTTTTCGCGCGGCGGGGTCGGGCAGGCCGGCGTCACGGCAAAGCCGTTCGCAGCGTGGATCGACGATTGGGAGATGAAGGGTCTCGGGCGCGCCGACGATCGCACCCTGTCGCCACTCACACTTAAAGCCGCCGGCACCGACTTCAGCTACGCGCTCACGCTGGAGGCCGATCGTCCGGTCGTCTCGCAGGGCGACCACGGCTACAGCCGCAAGTCCGAGCGCGGGCAAGCCTCCTACTATTACAGCCAGCCGTTCTACCGCGCGCGTGGCACGCTCGCCATCGATGACAAATCCGTCGACGTGTCAGGCCAAGCCTGGATGGATCGCGAATGGAGCAGCCAGCCGCTCGACGCCGACCAGACCGGCTGGGACTGGCTGTCGCTGCACCTGTCATCCGGCGACAAGCTGATGCTGTACCGGCTGCGCCAGAAAGACGGCAAGGATTATCCGTTCGGCAACTGGATCAGCGCGTCGGGCAACACGCAGATGATTGCCGGCGGCGATATCCAGATGACGCCGAAGGCGACCGTGGACGTCGCGGGACGCAAGCTGCCGGTGGAATGGCAAATCGCGATTCCCTCGCGCGCCTTCTCGATTTCCTGCAAGCCGCTCAACCCAAGAGCCTGGATGGGGACCGGCTTCTCCTATTGGGAGGGGCCGATCAGCTTCGCCGGCACGCATGACGGCGTTGGCTATCTCGAGCTAACCGGCTATTGAGGCGCAACTCGTTTGAAGGGATTAGCAATGTATCATCTCACCGCTCTCGTCACGCTGCTGGCGATTGCATTTTATCTCTTCGTCTGCATCAACGTCTCGCGCGTGCGGGAAAAGACCGGCGTCAAGGTCCCCGCGACGTCGGGCCATCCCGATTTCGAGCGCGCCTTCCGCATTCAAATGAACACGCTGGAATGGATGCCGGTTTTTCTTCCGGCGCTCTGGCTGTTCGCGATCTATATCGGCGACGCCGTTGCGGCCGGGATCGGCGCGGTCTGGATCATCGGCCGCATCGTCTATTTCATCGGTTATTCGAAGGCGGCAGCCAAGCGCGGCCCCGGCTTCGCGATCCAGGGAATCGCCGCCCTTGCGCTGTGGGCGGGAGCGCTGGGCGCGGTGCTGCTGCGGATGGTGTGAGGGTCGATACGCCTCGACACACGAAGCCGTGTCCCGGGCGCGGTGCAGCGTGTCACGCTGCGCCGCTGAACCGGGACCCAGCAGTCTGCACGCTATGCAGAGAGTTGGGCCCCGGCTCTGCATCGCACCGCTGCGCGCTGCGATGCGTCCGGGGCACGAGAGAGCCCTACTTCGTCAACGGGCAGCCGCTTTCCTTGGCGGTGAAGAAGGCCTTGTCGCCGGGGACCACCGCGAGCTGCTTGTAATAGTCCCAGGGCTTCTTCGACTCCGACGGCTTCTTGACTTCGAACAGATACATGTCGTGGACCATGCGACCGTTCTCGAGCACCTTGCCTCCTTGCGCGAAATCGTCGTCGACCGGCAGCTCCTTCAGCTTCTTGGCGACCGCATCGGGATCCTTGGTGCCGGCAGCCTTGACCGCCTTGAGATAGCTCAGCGTCGCCGAGTAGGTGCCGGCCTGGATCATGTTCGGCATCCGCCCGGTGCGCTTGAGGAAGCGTTCGCCGAGATTGCGGGTGCGGTCGTTGACGTCCCAGTAATAGCCTTCGGTCAGCACGAGGCCCTGCGCGGCCTGCAAGCCGAGGCCGTTCACCTCGGCGAGCGTCATCAGGAGCCCCGCGAGCTTCTGGCCGCCGGCGACGATGCCGAACTCCGAGGCCTGCTTGATCGAGTTGGTGGTGTCGAGGCCGGCATTGGCGAGACCCACGATCTTCGCCTTGGAGCTCTGCGCCTGCAGCAGGAAGGAGGAGAAGTCCGAGGAGTTGAGCGGAACGCGCACCGAACCGACCACCTTGCCGCCATTGGCGGTGACGATCTCGCTGGTGTCCTTCTCCAGCGCGTAGCCGAAGGCATAGTCGGCCGTGAGGAAGAACCAGGTATCGCCGCCGGCCTTGGTCAGCGCACCGCCGGTGCCGACACCGAGCGCGCGGGTGTCATAGGCCCAGTGGAAGCCGTAGGGCTGGCAGGCATCGCCGGTGAGGCGCGAGGTCGCGGCGCCGACGACGATGTCGATCTTCTTTTTCTCCTTCGAGAGTTCGTGGATCGCGAGCGCAACCGAGGAGGTCGTCAGCTCCGTGATCATGTCGACGTTCTCGACGTCGTACCAACGCCGCGCAATGGAGGTCGCAAGATCAGGCTTGTTCTGGTGGTCGGCCGTGACCAGCTCGACCTTCTGGCCCAACACCTCGCCGCCGAAATCCTCGATCGCCATCTTGGCGGCTTCCACCGACCATTTGCCGCCGTAATCGGCATAGACGCCGGACTGGTCGTTGAGGATGCCGATCTTGACGCCTTGCGCGGTGGCCGGCGCCGTCAGCATCAGGGCCGAAATTGCGACAGCGGCCAAAAGGGCTGATTTCATGTGTGTTAGCTCCCAGCAGTTTTCTGTTTTGAAATCGCGCAGATAGTAGTGAAGAACCCCGGCGCTGCCCATCCATTTCATGTTGATCGTTAGTATGGGCGTGGGCCACAGAGATGGTGTCGTCCCGGACGAGCGAAGCGAAGATCCGGGAACCATAACCACAGGGAGAGGTGTGGCGAAGACTTGGAGTTGCCAGCCTCGCGCCAAACTTCTCCCTGTGATTATGGATCCCCGCTTTCGCGGGGATGACACCGGACATGTTGGGAAGCAGAGGTCGGCTCCTACGACAATGTATCAGCCCACTGCCTTCGGCTTCCCCTCGTTCCGCCCCTCCGCCAGGTTCCGCACCACGACATAGAAGATCGGCGTGAACAGAAGCCCGAACAGGGTGACGCCGATCATGCCGAAGAACACGGCGACGCCGACGGCTTGACGCATCTCCGAACCGGAACCAGACGAAATCACCAGCGGCAAGACGCCGAGGATGAAGGCGAACGACGTCATCAGGATCGGGCGCAGACGCAGGCGGCAAGCGTCGATCACGGCCTCCAGCCGGGGCTTGCCTTCATTCTCGATGTCGCGCGCGAACTCGACGATCAGGATCGCGTTCTTCGCCGCAAGCCCCACCAGAACGACGAATCCGATCTGGGTGAGGATGTTGACGTCCTGCCCCATGATGCGCACGCCGATGGTGGCGGCCAGCAGGCACATCGGCACGATCAGGATCACCGCGAACGGCAGCGTCCAGCTGCCATATTGCGCGGCGAGCACAAGATAGACGAACAGCACGCAGATCGGGAACACGTAGAGGCCGGCATTGCCGCCGGTGATCTGCTGGTAGGACAGGTCGGTCCATTCAAAGGTGAAGCCGCTCGGCAGGGTGTCGTCCGCGAGCTTCTTGATGGCATCGAGCGCGGTGGTCGAGCTGACGCCCGGCGCCGGCTCCCCCTGCAGTTCTGAGGCCGCATAGAGATTGTAGCGCGCAACGCGATCCGGCCCCGAGACGTCCTTGAACTCGACCACGCTGCCGAGCATCACCATGTCGCCGGAGGCGTTGCGCGTCCGCAGCCGTGCGAGGTCGCTTGGCTCCTTTCGGAACGGGAAGTCCGCCTGCGCCGTGACGTGATAGGTGCGGCCGAACAGGTTGAAGTCGTTGACATAGGTCGATCCGAAATAGGTTTGGATCGTGTCGTTGATGTTGGCGATCGGCACGCCGAGCTTCTGCGCCTTGGTGCGGTCGATGTCGACGAAGAGCTGCGGCGTGTTGGCCGAGAACGGCGAGAACACCGTCGGAGCGAGCAGCGAGGGCGATTTGCGCGC harbors:
- a CDS encoding N-acyl-D-amino-acid deacylase family protein: MSTPDLVIRGGTVADGSGGELFEADVAITGGRVSEVGKVSANGKEEIDARGKLVTPGFVDVHTHYDGQVTWSQDITPSSQNGVTTAIMGNCGVGFAPCKPADHTRLIQLMEGVEDIPEPVLSAGIPWAWESFPDYMDWLAKRDFDIDVGAQLPHAALRVYVMGERGARRDPSTAEDNAAMAKLAGEAVRSGALGFSTSRTLNHRTSTGDFTPTLKAGEDELTAIAGAMHSQGRSVLQFVLDLSTIHEDLPMMLRVADATKCPISFSITQNDKAPNRWRQTLDEINAAAKRGLSITAQIAARPVGLLLGLELSRNPFQTHPSYKAIAHLPLKERLARLHQSEVRKAILSETATATDDPLFFRPNYDKMFLLGDPPDYEQPPENALGPQARQQGRQPEELAYDAMLSDEGKGMLYVPFLNYADGNLDATREMLIDPQSVPGLSDGGAHCGIICDASFPTYLLTHWTRDRKRGEKLSIPFVVAAQSRKTALSVGLTDRGLIAPGYKADVNVIDYDRLHLHPPKVHYDLPVGGRRLLQDVDGYEATIVSGVVTRRHGEATGQRPGKLIRGAQGMN
- a CDS encoding MFS transporter, which encodes MSAQGTPSAAGKTAGESKGLAKPTPKGAWTVTFLLFLFMVVNFADKIVVGLAGVPIMTDMKLDAEQFGLLGSSFFFLFSISAIVVGFIVNKVPTRWVLLTLAVIWALAQFPMVGTVSFTTLLICRIVLGAGEGPAFSVAAHAIYKWFPDEKRTLPTAILSQGSAFGVILAVPALNWVIVNHSWHYAFGALGVVGLIWVCAWLTFGKEGPLEDTQAFAANEPQIPYVQLLTSRTFLGCVIATFGAYWALSLGLTWFTPFIVKGLGFSQSQAGFVSILPWVFGATIVILTGWISQVMTARGYTTRISRGVLGSVPLILGGLILAMMPHVSGAGMQIALLVVGSGLCGAIYVVCPPMLGEFTPASQRGAVIAIYGALYTLSGIIAPSVMGTVIQRAGNMLDGYMTGFTINAVVMVGSGVIGLLLLWPNTEKARLTRGAAPQAAALKGAVSPT
- a CDS encoding ABC transporter ATP-binding protein, translated to MLIIRNLSKTFSAAGEPVHVLRGVDLDLRAGERVALTGESGSGKSTLLHLIAGLDAADGGTIRLEDIEVTELSDAGRAVLRRDRIGLVFQQFNLIPSLSVADNLAFQARIAGRHDAAWSSELTERLGLENLLKRYPEQLSGGQQQRVAIGRALAIKPSLLLADEPTGNLDEDTAEDVLALTRDLVARTGCGFLMVTHSLHLAGTLDRHLTLHAGRIA
- a CDS encoding ABC transporter permease; the protein is MRRALWVLAVLLSHWRRHKMQFATLLIGLIAATALWSGVQAINQQARNAYDRAAATFGGVRTAMLVAPDAATFPQDLFVKLRRAGWPVSPVLEGRVQVNGRSVRLLGIEPVTLPADVGNAPRLGASDLSSFVAPPGQTLVAKETLSDLQAQEGAALPISNGAKLPPLRVLPQLVPDVLVVDIGVAQLLLNKPDQLSRLLIGKPKGKPAPLQSVVGDALQRVEPNAETELERLTDSFHLNLTAFGLLSFFVGLFIVNSAVGLAFEQRLPMLRTLRACGASARLVNTVLVVELVALALIAGLIGLVCGYFIAAALLPDVAASLRGLYGAQIPGQLTLQPEWWFAGIGISVAGAIVAAATSLIKAIRMPVLATAQPYAWQQRQRRWLILQSLAACAVFAVALLLLHYGQSLIAGFGVLAALMLGAALILPAFLEIILLAGQRTARGPLSLWFWADSRQQLSGLSLALMALLLALAVNVGVSTMVETFSRTFVGWLNGRLAADVYISASDNAQGTAIRNWLRQRSEVQAILSGGRAETQVQGQPVELLGLPDHALYRERWPLLETAPRAWTQLVPGNAAFISEQLSRRLNVRVGDVIDVPTPGGSWELDIAGIYADYGNPKGQLTVNVAALIRHFPQTPQTRIGLIVARDNIPGLIAAMQKQFGLDDRSVVDQATVKAESIRIFNRTFAVTSALNAFTLGVAGIALLTSLLTLANSRLPQLAPLWAIGITRPRLAAIELTKTLSVALFTSLLAVPLGLLVAWCLIAIVNVKAFGWRLPFHVFPLQLVELVAVALFASLIAALLPMIRLARMQPASLVKVFANER
- a CDS encoding lipocalin-like domain-containing protein, which translates into the protein MSADGISRRAFAAGIAALALARRASAQGYAGLGESADGFAKVTPGRTFTFPADHSPHPDFRIEWWYLTANLVDSSGAACGLQWTLFRQAAQPGPQGEGWANQQIWMAHAAVTRANTHRFNEAFSRGGVGQAGVTAKPFAAWIDDWEMKGLGRADDRTLSPLTLKAAGTDFSYALTLEADRPVVSQGDHGYSRKSERGQASYYYSQPFYRARGTLAIDDKSVDVSGQAWMDREWSSQPLDADQTGWDWLSLHLSSGDKLMLYRLRQKDGKDYPFGNWISASGNTQMIAGGDIQMTPKATVDVAGRKLPVEWQIAIPSRAFSISCKPLNPRAWMGTGFSYWEGPISFAGTHDGVGYLELTGY
- a CDS encoding MAPEG family protein gives rise to the protein MYHLTALVTLLAIAFYLFVCINVSRVREKTGVKVPATSGHPDFERAFRIQMNTLEWMPVFLPALWLFAIYIGDAVAAGIGAVWIIGRIVYFIGYSKAAAKRGPGFAIQGIAALALWAGALGAVLLRMV
- a CDS encoding ABC transporter substrate-binding protein; protein product: MKSALLAAVAISALMLTAPATAQGVKIGILNDQSGVYADYGGKWSVEAAKMAIEDFGGEVLGQKVELVTADHQNKPDLATSIARRWYDVENVDMITELTTSSVALAIHELSKEKKKIDIVVGAATSRLTGDACQPYGFHWAYDTRALGVGTGGALTKAGGDTWFFLTADYAFGYALEKDTSEIVTANGGKVVGSVRVPLNSSDFSSFLLQAQSSKAKIVGLANAGLDTTNSIKQASEFGIVAGGQKLAGLLMTLAEVNGLGLQAAQGLVLTEGYYWDVNDRTRNLGERFLKRTGRMPNMIQAGTYSATLSYLKAVKAAGTKDPDAVAKKLKELPVDDDFAQGGKVLENGRMVHDMYLFEVKKPSESKKPWDYYKQLAVVPGDKAFFTAKESGCPLTK